ACCTGTATAAAATTGATTTTTCTATCGCTAGGGGATTAGGGTATTATACGGGGATTGTGTATGAAACCACGCTTAATGAAATGAAGTCTTTAGGGAGCGTGTGTTCAGGGGGGCGTTACGATCATTTGACTAAAAATTTTTCTAAAGAGAATTTACAAGGAGTGGGGGCTTCTATTGGGATTGATAGATTGATTGTGGCTTTGAGTGAAATGCAATTATTAGACGAGCGTTCCACCCAAGCTAAAGTCTTAATCGCTTGCATGCATGAAGAGTATTTTTCTTACGCCAACCGATTAGCGGAGTCTTTAAGGCAAAGTGGGATTTTTAGCGAAGTCTATCCAGAAGCTCAAAAAATCAAAAAACCCTTTTCTTACGCTAACCACAAGGGGCATGAGTTTGTGGTTATTATTGGCGAAGAAGAATTTAAAAGCGAAACTTTAAGCTTGAAAAACATGCATTCAGGCATGCAGTTGAATTGCTTGAGTTTTTTAAAAGCCCTTGAAATCATTGGAGAAAACGATGAAGACTTATAATGTCGCTATTGTTGGGGCCAGTGGGTCGGTAGGCCAAGAGCTGATTAAGGGTTTAGAAAATTCTTTTTTCCCGATTAAAAAATTTGTCCCGCTCGCTAGTGCTAGGAGCGCTGGTAAAAAGATCAAAGCTTTCAATAAAGATTATGAGATTTTAGAAACCACGCATGAAGTTTTTGAAAGAGAAAAAATAGACATCGCCTTTTTTAGCGCTGGGGGGAGCGTGAGCGAAGAATTTGCCACAAGCGCTTCAAAAACGGCCTTAGTGGTTGATAACACGAGCTTTTTTAGATTGCATAAAGATGTGCCTTTAGTCGTGCCTGAAATCAACGCTAAAGAAATTTTTAACGCTCCTTTAAATATCATCGCTAACCCTAATTGCTCTACCATTCAAATGACGCAGATTTTAAACCCCTTACACCTTCATTTTAAGATAAAAAGCGTGATTGTTAGCACCTATCAGGCCGTGAGTGGGGCAGGGAATAAGGGCATAGAGAGTTTAAAAAATGAATTAAAAACCGCTTTAGAGTGTTTGGAAAAAGACCCCGCTATTGATTTAAACCAAATCTTGCAAGCTGGGGCTTTCCCTTACCCGATCGCTTTCAATGCGATCGCTCATATTGATACTTTTAAGGAGAATGGCTACACGAAAGAAGAGCTAAAAATGGTGCATGAAACCCATAAAATCATGGGCGTGGATTTCCCTATCAGCGCGACTTGCGTGCGCGTGCCGGTATTGAGGAGCCATAGCGAGAGTTTGAGTATCGCTTTTGAAAAAGAATTCGATCTTAAAGAAGTCTATGAAGTTTTAAAAAACGCCCCTAGCGTGGTTGTTTGCGATGATCCTAGCCACAATCTCTACCCCACGCCCCTAAAAGCGAGCCACACGGATAGCGTCTTTATAGGGCGCTTGAGAAAGGATTTGTTTGATGAGAAAACTTTGCACGGCTTTTGCGTGGCGGATCAATTAAGAGTGGGGGCAGCCACCAATGCGCTCAAGATCGCTCTGCATTACATTAAGAACGCTTGAGTTTATTCAAAGATAACAAAGATGAATGCGCATGCACTTGAATTAAGGATAAGGATCAATCTAACCCAATCTCTAAGAAAGAGCTTTAAGTTACTAGGCTTGCGATGTTAAACAAGGGTGTAATTGAATTTCTCAAGGCTTGATTGAGAGAAATGCTAATATTTGGTAGGTCAAAAGGAATGAAAGGCTTACACTCAAGCAGAGAGTGAATGTTTAGCTAGCGAGTTATTGCCTATTATTCCATTTAAAAGGGTGTGAGTTTAAGGTATAAGGAAAACTTGTATCAAGTTTTATTGGAATGGATTAGAAAAATCTGATTGGATTGACCCTCACAATTTTTCAAACCAATTGTTTAATAGCGGTTAAATATGGCTATATACACTACAATAATAAGATTTTGAAAGGTTGGTAATGGANAGGGCTAAACACTTCCCTCTTTTTCAAACGCCTTGTAGTGTTTAATGTGAGTTATGTTTATAGTTTTTAGGGGGGTAGAAATAAGCACCCCCTTGCATGTTTTAGCGTATCGCAACCTTTGAATTTCAAAAACTCTTCAGTTTTTTTGCCTCAAATGATGGACGCTCTCGCCCCCAAGACCATAATTATTAGAATCGACCTCATCTATAATAACCACAACAGAAGCCTTATTTTTGTTTAACACCTTAACCATCAAATCTGAAACCCCTTCAATCAATTGCTGTTTTTGCTCGTTTGTTGGTCCTCCATTTTCTGGCACAAGTTTGATATTGATAAACGGCATGTTATTCCTTAAAATTGAGATAGCACATTATAACACTTCTATTTAAACGCTTCATTAAGCGCTTTTTCATATTATATTAATTAAACCCCCTTTTAAAAACAATAAAAGCCCTTTTAGTGGCTTTCAAGTCAAGTTAAGTTTGATATACTAACAAAATGAATACTTATAAAAACAGCTTGAATCACTTTTTAAATTTAGTGGATTGTTTAGAAAAAATCCCCAATGTGGGTAAAAAGTCTGCCTTCAAAATGGCGTATCATTTGGGTTTGGAAAACCCTTATCTGGCACTCAAGATCACGCACGCTTTAGAAAACGCCCTAGAAAACCTTAAAACATGTGCATCTTGTAACGCGCTCAGCGAGAGTGAAGTTTGTGAGATTTGCTCTGATGGGAGCCGGCAAAATTCTCAGCTTTGCATGGTTTTACACCCAAGAGACGTGTTTATTTTAGAAGACTTAAAGGATTTTTTAGGGCGCTATTATGTGTTAAATTCTATAGAAGAAGTGGATTTTAACGCCCTAGAAAAACGCCTGATTGAAGAAAACATTAAAGAAATCATTTTTGCTTTCCCTCCCACTTTAGCCAATGATTCTCTAATGCTTTATATTGAAGATAAATTACAACGATTCCATCTCACTTTCACTAAAATCGCTCAAGGCGTGCCTACTGGAGTGAATTTTGAAAACATTGACTCCGTTTCGCTCTCAAGGGCGTTTAATTCAAGGATCAAAGCATGAATTTAAACTTTATGCCCCTATTGCACGCCTATAACCATGCGAGCATTGATTTTCATTTCAATTCTAGCGCTAGGGATTTTTGCGTGCATGAAGTGCCTTTGTATGAATTTAGCAACACGGGCGAACATGCCGTTATTCAAGTGAGAAAAAGCGGTTTAAGCACTTTAGAAATGCTTCAAATTTTTTCTCAAATTTTAGGGGTAAAAATCGCTGAATTGGGTTATGCGGGCTTGAAAGATAAAAACGCGCTGACGACTCAATTCATCTCACTCCCCAAAAAATACGCCCCTTTATTAGAAAAAAATACGCATAATTTGCAAGAAAGAAACCTTAAAATCCTGTCTTTGAATTACCATCATAATAAAATCAAATTAGGGCATTTAAAGGGTAATCGCTTTTTTATGCGCTTTAAAAAAATGACCCCCCTAAACGCTCAAAAAACAAAGCAGGTTTTAGAACAAATCGCGCAATTTGGCATGCCTAATTATTTTGGCTCGCAACGCTTTGGGAAGTTCAATGACAACCATAAAGAGGGTTTAAAAATCTTGCAAAATGAAACGAAATTCGCCCATCAAAAATTAAACGCTTTTTTAATTTCAAGCTATCAAAGTTATTTGTTTAATTCACTTTTAAGCAAACGATTAGAAATCAGTAAAATCATTAGCGATTTTAGCCTAAAAGAAAATTTAGAATTTTTTAAACAAAAAAATTTAAGCGTTAATTCAAACGCCCTAAAAGCCCTTAAAAACCAAGCCCACCCTTTTAAAATTTTAGAAGGCGATGTGATGTGCCATTACCCTTATGGGAAGTTTTTTGACGCTTTAAAATTAGAAAAAGAAAGCGAAAGGTTTTTGAACAAAGAAGCTGCGCCTACGGGGTTACTAGACGGCAAAAAGGCTCTTTATGCAAAAAATTTGAGTTTAGAAATTGAAAAAGAATTCCAGCATAACCTTTTAAGTAGCCATGCTAAAACGCTAGGATCCAGGCGGTTTTTTTGGGTGTTTGCAGAAAATGTAACTTCCCAATATATCAAAGAAAAAGCGCAATTTGAATTGGGATTTTACTTGCCTAAAGGGAGTTATGCGAGCGCGTTGCTCAAAGAAATCAAGCATGAGAAAGGAGAAAATAATGACGAATTTTGAAAAGATTATCGCGCAAAACAGGCTCAAAACGAACGCGGTTTTAACCACTTATTGTGCGATTTTTGCTTTTATCGGGTTGTTGGTGGATGCTATTAGAATCAACGCTAATGATTTAGGCATAGCCCTTTTTAAACTCATGACTTTTCAAATTTTTCCTACGATCACTATTGTCATGTTTTTAGCGGCTTTTGTCATTATTCTTGTTTGTATCCAAAATTTTAGCTCTATCATGTTAAGCGGTGATGAATACAAGCTCATTGACCCAAGCAAGGTTTTAAGCTCTAAAGAAAATCAAATCCATCGCCTTTTGTTAGAGCTTTTAGAAGAGGCTAATCTTCATTTTGAGCCTAAACTTTATATCATTAACGCCCCTTACATGAACGCTTTTGCGAGCGGGTGGGATGAATCTAATTCTCTTATCGCTCTTACAAGCGCTTTAATAGAAAGATTGGATAGAGACGAATTGAAAGCCGTGATCGCTCATGAGCTCAGCCACATACGGCACAATGACATCCGCTTGACCATGTGCGTGGGGATTTTAAGCAATATCATGCTGTTAGTGGCTAATTTTAGCGTGTATTTTTTCATGGGGAATCGCAAGAATAGTGGGGCGAATTTAGCCCGAATGATTTTATTGGGTTTACAGATCATTTTGCCTTTTTTAACGCTTATTTTGCAAATGTATTTGAGCCGCACACGAGAATACATGGCCGATAGCGGGGCGGCGTTTTTAATGCATGACAATAAGCCCATGATCAGAGCCTTACAAAAAATTTCCAACGATTACACCAACAACGATTATAAAGAAATAGATAAAAATAGCACCCGATCAGCGGCCTATCTTTTTAACGCTGAAATGTTTAGCACCCACCCTAGCATTAAAAATCGTATCCAATCCTTAAGAAAGCGTGTGATTTAAATGGAAAATTTTTTCAACCAATTTTTTGAAAACATCGGCGAAGACAAGAATCGAGAAGGTTTGAAAGAGACGCCTAAAAGGGTTCAAGAATTATGGAAATTCTTGTATAAAGGCTATAAAGAAGACCCTAGAGTGGCTTTAAAAAGCGCGTATTTTCAGGGCGTTTGCGATGAAATGATAGTGGCTCAAAACATTGAATTTTACTCCACTTGCGAGCACCATTTGCTCCCTTTTTTTGGGAATATTAGCGTGGGATATATCCCTAAGGAAAAGATTGTAGGCATTAGCACGATCGCTAAACTCATTGAAATTTATAGCAAACGCCTACAAATCCAAGAAAGGCTGACCACTCAAATTGCAGAAACTTTTGATGAAATCATAGAGCCAAGGGGTGTGATCGTGGTTTGTGAAGCCAAACATTTGTGCATGAGCATGCAAGGGGTGCAAAAGCAAAATGCGATCATTAAAACAAGCGTGTTAAGAGGCCTCTTCAAAAAAGACCCTAAAACCAGAGCTGAATTTATGCAACTCTTAAAATCTTAGGTTATAATTCTATACATGAATAGCCCTAATTTATCCTTTTATTATAATGAGTGCGAGCGTTTTGAAAGCTTTTTAAAAAACCATCATTTACACCCTGAAAGCTTCCACCCTTATTTGGAAAAAGCCTTTTTTGAAATGGTGCTTAATGGAGGTAAAAGGTTCCGCCCCAAGCTTTTTTTAGCCGTGCTTTGCTCTTTAGTGGGTCAAAAAGATTATTCTAACCAACAAACAGAATATTTTAAAATCGCTTTAAGCATTGAATGCTTGCACACTTATTCGCTCATCCATGACGATTTGCCATGCATGGATAACGCCTCTTTAAGGAGAAACCACCCCACTTTACACGCCAAATACGATGAAACCACAGCCGTTTTAATCGGCGATGCGCTCAACACCTACTCTTTTGAATTGCTTTCAAACGCTTTATTAGAAAGCCGTATCATTGTGGAATTAATCAAAATCTTAAGCGCTAATGGGGGGATTAAAGGCATGATCTTAGGGCAGGCTTTGGATTGCTATTTTGAAAACACGCCCTTAAATTTAGAGCAGCTCACTTTCTTACACGAGCATAAAACCGCTAAATTGATTAGTGCGAGCTTGGTGATGGGGCTTGTTGCAAGCGGTATTAAAGATGAAGAGCTTTTTAAATGGCTTCAGGCTTTTGGGTTAAAAACGGGTCTTTGTTTTCAAGTGCTAGATGATATTATAGATGTTACGCAAGATGAAAAAGAAAGCGGTAAAACCACTCATTTAGACAGCGCTAAAAACAGCTTTGTGAATTTATTGGGGCTAGAGAAGGCAAGCGGTTACGCCCAAACTTTAAAAACAGAGGTTTTAAACGATTTAAATCTGTTGAAACCCGCTTATCCTTTATTGCAAGAAAATTTAAACGCATTATTGAACACTCTATTTAAAGGCAAGACATGAAAAAAATTCTACTCACCAATGATGATGGCTACCATGCAAAAGGCATTAAAGCTTTAGAACAAGCTTTAGAAAACATGGCAGAAATCTATGTGGTCGCCCCCAAGCATGAAAAAAGCGCATGCTCGCAATGCATCACTATCACCGCGCCTTTGAGAGCGGAGAAAATTAAGGGCAAAGAAGGCCGGCATTACAGGATTGATGATGGCACGCCGAGCGATTGCGTGTATCTGGCGATCAATGAGTTGTTTAAACATGTTTGTTTTGATTTGGTGATTTCAGGGATCAATCTTGGCTCTAACATGGGCGAAGACACGATTTATTCAGGAACGGTGGCCGGAGCGATTGAAGGCACGATTCAGGGCGTGCCTTCCATTGCGATTTCTCAAATCCTTTCTAACAAAAACAAAAACACTCCCTTAAGTTTTGATTTGGCTCAAAAGATCATCCAGGATTTAGTCCAAAACATTTTCAAAAACGGCTATCCTTTAAAAGGGCGCAAACTCCTGAATGTGAATGTCCCTAATTGCTCCTTACAAGAATATCAGGGCGAACGCATCACCCCTAAGGGCTATAGGCTGTATAAAAAAGAAGTGCATAAACGAACAGACCCCAAAAATGAAAGCTATTTTTGGCTAGGGTTACACCCCTTAGAATGGCAAAAGCGTGAAAATGAAGACAGACTCTCTGATTTTGACGCTATTGCTTCAAACCATGCCTCTATCACGCCTTTAAATTTAGACTTAACCAGTTATGATGATCTAAAAAGCTTGGAATCTTGGCATGAGGGAATGTTAAAGTGAGTAAAAATCACCGCTTGGCTTTTTTAGGGCTAATTGTTGGGGTGTTTTTTTTCTTTAATGCATGCCAGCACCGCCTGCACATGGGGTATTATTCAGAAGTTACAGGGGATTATTTGTTCAATTATAATTCCACTATTGTGGTGGCTTATGACAGAAGCGATGCGATGACTTCTTATTATATCAATGTGATCGTTTATGAATTGCAAAAATTAGGCTTTTACAATGTCTTCACGCAAGCGGAATTCCCATTAGATAAAGCAAAAAATGTGATCTATGCGCGCATTGTCCGTAACATCTCGGCTGTGCCGTTTTATCAATACAATTACCAACTGATCGATCAAGTCAATAAGCCTTGTTATTTTCTTGGGGGGCAGTTTTATTGCTCTCAAACCCCTACGGATTACTACGCTATCAATGGCTTTAGCGAGCAAATTTTAATGAGCGCTAATTCGCATTTTATTTTAGATTGGTATGATGTGGTGTTGCAAAAACGGGTTTTATATGTGGATGGGAGCGTGAGCGGGAGGACTTGCGGCTATCAGATGCTCTATAGGGATTTGATTAAAAGCACGATCAAGCGCATTGATTTTAACCGCCCTGAACGCTACTACTATAATTTAAGACTGCCCCTTTATCAGCCATGTTATAGGCAATGAGCAATGGTTATCAGGCGATTGTATAAATTTTGCGCTAGCCATGTGGTGCGTAATTGCTCTTCTTTAAAATGCGCTCAAAATATCCATGGGCATAATTATGAAGTGGAAGTCTTTATTGAAACCAACCGCTTAGATAACGCGAACATGGCGTTAGATTTTGGGTTGATGCAGCAAGAAATGCAAACCTTTATAGACTCCTTTGATCATGCCCATCATTTTTGGGATAAAGAAAGCACTGAGTTTCAGCGTTTTATAGAAAATCATTGCGTTCGTTACGTGAAATGCTCGTTTAATTTGAGCGCAGAGAGTTACGCCCTCATGTTTTTATACTACCTTTCAAGGATTTTACAAAAAAGCGTTTTTTCTAATAATGAAGGGGAGTTAAAAGTCTCTAGCGTGCGCGTGCATGAGACTAAAAACGGCTACGCTGAAAGCTTTTTAAAAGATTTAGAAAACCCTCATTTTAAATCTTTAGTGCATAATCATTGCGTTTCATTTTCGCAAGGCATTCAAAATTTGTGGCATGATAAGGACTTTTTCAATAAAATCATTAGCGATGAAAAACAATGCTTTTTCCACGCTAAACCCTTACACCAAATCCCATGAAACTCCCGGTCGTTGAGAGCTTTTTTTCCTTACAAGGTGAAGGCCAAAGGATAGGCAAACCCAGTCTTTTTTTGCGCTTAGGGGGGTGTAACCTTTCATGCAAGGGCTTTAATTGTAAAACCTCATTGAATGATGAAATCCTAACAGGTTGCGATAGTTTGTATGCGGTGCATCCTAAATTCCAAACATCTTGGGATTATTATGATGATCCTAAACCCTTGATTGAACGATTAGTTAATTTAGCCCCTAATTATAAGGATTTTGATTTCATTCTTACAGGCGGGGAGCCAAGCTTGTATTTCAATAACCCTATTTTATTGAGCGTTTTAGAGCATTTCTACCATAAAAAAATCCCTTTATGTGTAGAGAGTAATGGTTCTATTTTTTTTGAATTTAGCCCTATTTTAAAAGAATTGCATTTCACCCTAAGCGTCAAACTCTCTTTTTCTTTGGAAGAAGAAAGCAAGCGGATCAACCTTAAAGCCTTGCAAAACATCTTAAATAATGCTAAAAGCGTGCATTTTAAATTTGTATTGGAGAGCCAAAACGCCGCTCAATCTATTATAGAAATTCAAAGCCTTTTGAAACAACTCTCCTTAAAAAATAATGAAATCTTTTTAATGCCCTTAGGCACAAATAACAACGAGCTAGATAAAAATCTAAAAACCCTAGCCCCCCTAGCCATAAAGCATGGTTTCAGGCTGAGCGATAGGCTTCATATCCGCTTGTGGGATAATCAAAAAGGGTTTTAAATCCATCATATCATACAAAGCGTTATTATTTTAAGCTAAAAATTGTTATCATTACGCTCATTAAGGGATCATTTCATCTTTGGAAGTTAGGAAATCATGACCATCAAAGTTTTTTCGCCCAAATACCCCACTGAATTAGAAGAATTTTATGCTGAGCGCATCGCTGATAACCCTTTAGGGTTTATCCAACGCTTGGATCTTTTGCCTAGCATTAGCGGGTTCGTTCAAAAATTGCACGAGCATGGCGGGGAATTTTTTGAAATGAGAGAGAATAAAAAGCTCATTGGGATTTGTGGGCTTAATCATATCAATCAAACAGAAGCCGAGCTGTGTAAATTCCATATAAATAGCGCTTATCAATCCCAAGGGTTGGGTCAAAAACTCTATGAGAGCGTGGAGCGATACGCTTTTATTAAAGGCTATACTAAAATCTCTTTGCATGTGAGCAAGAGTCAAATCAAAGCATGCAACCTCTATCAAAAACTGGGTTTTACGCGCATCAAAGAAGAGGATTGCGTGGTGGAGTTGGGCGAAGAGACTTTGATTTTCCCCACTCTTTTTATGGAAAAGATTCTGTCTTGATTGGTGCATCCATTTGACACACGCCCAAGCGACATTCAAACTATCAAACTTTCATTAACACAGCCTAATTAATGTTAAATAAACCCTAAAACAAACGCTTGTTTTTAAAATTTTGTTTTTCAAGCGCTTCGCAAAGTTTTAGAAGCCCTATTTTAGGGGTTAACGCTAAAATAGGCTATCAAAACTACTTTAATGATTTTATAGGGTTGGCTTATTATGGCATCATCAAATACAATTACGCTAAAGCGAGCAGTGAGAAAGTCCAGCAATTGAGCTATGGCGGTGGGATAGATTTGTTGGTGGATTTCATCACCACTTACTCCAATAAAAATAGGGGTTAGGGGGTTTTAATGAGGTTGCAGAGAGGAATTATACCCCAACCCCCTTAAGAGTTTTACAACAAAATGAGATCCAAAACGAAAAAATTTTATCATCACCAAAACCCACCAACGCTATCGGCTAAGTTTTGATTGAATCACTCAAAGGTTTGCACATCCTTCATGCTGTGGGCGGCACTTCGTGTTGGGTATTAGATTTATTGTAAATTGGCGCCATTAAAAGCGATACAATAAAAGCGATTAAAGCAACCACAAAAATATAAAAGCTTAAACCATAACTTTGCAAGCTTTCAGGGGCTGCTATAGCTTTTGCGTTTAACCAGCTTGAAAGTTGAGGGGTAAAGCCGGCGGTTATAGCATAGGCTATGTTATAAGCAAAGGAAATCCCACTAAAACGGATTCTAGCGCTAAACACATCGCTCATAAAAATGGGGCAAAAATTCATAATGCCCGCGCAAAAGCAAGCTAAAAAGTATAAAACTATGGTATTGACTAAACTTGGCACGTTAGAATAAAATTCTTTAAAAAACAAAAAGCCAAAAAAGGCAAAGGCCACACTAAAAGCCATGCAAACTTTGTGCGGTTTGATTTTATCGGCCAAAAACCCGGTGAAAATAATAGAACTTACAATACTAACAAGCCCTAAAATTTGAAAATAGGTTTTTTCAAACGGAGTGAAATTAAAATTGGGATGCGTAAGAGTAAAATTCGGGACAAAAAGGATAAAAATCAAAATACAAGCGGTTAAAACCCAAGTGATAAGCATGGAGATTGATATACCAAAGAGGGAATTTTTAAACACCTCTTTAAGCGGGAATTTGACTAAGGCATCGTCTTGCTTCATTTGCTGAAAAACGGGAGTTTCTTCTAAAAAGCGCCTCAAATACACAGAAATGATACCAAAAATCCCTCCAAGCCCAAAAGCAAC
This DNA window, taken from Helicobacter pylori, encodes the following:
- a CDS encoding MFS transporter, producing MKHLGKKEVKTLGLSSLGGTLEFYDFIIFVFFTSIIAKHFFPNTLSPIWSEINTYGIFAAGYLARPLGGIVMAHFGDRFGRKNMFMLSILLMVIPTFALALMPTFDHLVGFGVDSMGLTPKNAHYLGYIAPVFLVFVRICQGVAVGGELPGAWVFVHEHAPQGQKNTYIGFLTASVVSGILLGSLVYIGIYMVFDKPVVEAWAWRVAFGLGGIFGIISVYLRRFLEETPVFQQMKQDDALVKFPLKEVFKNSLFGISISMLITWVLTACILIFILFVPNFTLTHPNFNFTPFEKTYFQILGLVSIVSSIIFTGFLADKIKPHKVCMAFSVAFAFFGFLFFKEFYSNVPSLVNTIVLYFLACFCAGIMNFCPIFMSDVFSARIRFSGISFAYNIAYAITAGFTPQLSSWLNAKAIAAPESLQSYGLSFYIFVVALIAFIVSLLMAPIYNKSNTQHEVPPTA
- the surE gene encoding 5'/3'-nucleotidase SurE; its protein translation is MKKILLTNDDGYHAKGIKALEQALENMAEIYVVAPKHEKSACSQCITITAPLRAEKIKGKEGRHYRIDDGTPSDCVYLAINELFKHVCFDLVISGINLGSNMGEDTIYSGTVAGAIEGTIQGVPSIAISQILSNKNKNTPLSFDLAQKIIQDLVQNIFKNGYPLKGRKLLNVNVPNCSLQEYQGERITPKGYRLYKKEVHKRTDPKNESYFWLGLHPLEWQKRENEDRLSDFDAIASNHASITPLNLDLTSYDDLKSLESWHEGMLK
- the asd gene encoding aspartate-semialdehyde dehydrogenase, whose product is MKTYNVAIVGASGSVGQELIKGLENSFFPIKKFVPLASARSAGKKIKAFNKDYEILETTHEVFEREKIDIAFFSAGGSVSEEFATSASKTALVVDNTSFFRLHKDVPLVVPEINAKEIFNAPLNIIANPNCSTIQMTQILNPLHLHFKIKSVIVSTYQAVSGAGNKGIESLKNELKTALECLEKDPAIDLNQILQAGAFPYPIAFNAIAHIDTFKENGYTKEELKMVHETHKIMGVDFPISATCVRVPVLRSHSESLSIAFEKEFDLKEVYEVLKNAPSVVVCDDPSHNLYPTPLKASHTDSVFIGRLRKDLFDEKTLHGFCVADQLRVGAATNALKIALHYIKNA
- a CDS encoding GNAT family N-acetyltransferase; this translates as MTIKVFSPKYPTELEEFYAERIADNPLGFIQRLDLLPSISGFVQKLHEHGGEFFEMRENKKLIGICGLNHINQTEAELCKFHINSAYQSQGLGQKLYESVERYAFIKGYTKISLHVSKSQIKACNLYQKLGFTRIKEEDCVVELGEETLIFPTLFMEKILS
- a CDS encoding 2-hydroxymuconate tautomerase family protein gives rise to the protein MPFINIKLVPENGGPTNEQKQQLIEGVSDLMVKVLNKNKASVVVIIDEVDSNNYGLGGESVHHLRQKN
- a CDS encoding 6-pyruvoyl trahydropterin synthase family protein yields the protein MVIRRLYKFCASHVVRNCSSLKCAQNIHGHNYEVEVFIETNRLDNANMALDFGLMQQEMQTFIDSFDHAHHFWDKESTEFQRFIENHCVRYVKCSFNLSAESYALMFLYYLSRILQKSVFSNNEGELKVSSVRVHETKNGYAESFLKDLENPHFKSLVHNHCVSFSQGIQNLWHDKDFFNKIISDEKQCFFHAKPLHQIP
- a CDS encoding outer membrane beta-barrel protein encodes the protein MFLKFCFSSASQSFRSPILGVNAKIGYQNYFNDFIGLAYYGIIKYNYAKASSEKVQQLSYGGGIDLLVDFITTYSNKNRG
- the htpX gene encoding zinc metalloprotease HtpX, translating into MTNFEKIIAQNRLKTNAVLTTYCAIFAFIGLLVDAIRINANDLGIALFKLMTFQIFPTITIVMFLAAFVIILVCIQNFSSIMLSGDEYKLIDPSKVLSSKENQIHRLLLELLEEANLHFEPKLYIINAPYMNAFASGWDESNSLIALTSALIERLDRDELKAVIAHELSHIRHNDIRLTMCVGILSNIMLLVANFSVYFFMGNRKNSGANLARMILLGLQIILPFLTLILQMYLSRTREYMADSGAAFLMHDNKPMIRALQKISNDYTNNDYKEIDKNSTRSAAYLFNAEMFSTHPSIKNRIQSLRKRVI
- the folE gene encoding GTP cyclohydrolase I FolE, translated to MENFFNQFFENIGEDKNREGLKETPKRVQELWKFLYKGYKEDPRVALKSAYFQGVCDEMIVAQNIEFYSTCEHHLLPFFGNISVGYIPKEKIVGISTIAKLIEIYSKRLQIQERLTTQIAETFDEIIEPRGVIVVCEAKHLCMSMQGVQKQNAIIKTSVLRGLFKKDPKTRAEFMQLLKS
- a CDS encoding polyprenyl synthetase family protein, whose protein sequence is MNSPNLSFYYNECERFESFLKNHHLHPESFHPYLEKAFFEMVLNGGKRFRPKLFLAVLCSLVGQKDYSNQQTEYFKIALSIECLHTYSLIHDDLPCMDNASLRRNHPTLHAKYDETTAVLIGDALNTYSFELLSNALLESRIIVELIKILSANGGIKGMILGQALDCYFENTPLNLEQLTFLHEHKTAKLISASLVMGLVASGIKDEELFKWLQAFGLKTGLCFQVLDDIIDVTQDEKESGKTTHLDSAKNSFVNLLGLEKASGYAQTLKTEVLNDLNLLKPAYPLLQENLNALLNTLFKGKT
- the truD gene encoding tRNA pseudouridine(13) synthase TruD; the protein is MNLNFMPLLHAYNHASIDFHFNSSARDFCVHEVPLYEFSNTGEHAVIQVRKSGLSTLEMLQIFSQILGVKIAELGYAGLKDKNALTTQFISLPKKYAPLLEKNTHNLQERNLKILSLNYHHNKIKLGHLKGNRFFMRFKKMTPLNAQKTKQVLEQIAQFGMPNYFGSQRFGKFNDNHKEGLKILQNETKFAHQKLNAFLISSYQSYLFNSLLSKRLEISKIISDFSLKENLEFFKQKNLSVNSNALKALKNQAHPFKILEGDVMCHYPYGKFFDALKLEKESERFLNKEAAPTGLLDGKKALYAKNLSLEIEKEFQHNLLSSHAKTLGSRRFFWVFAENVTSQYIKEKAQFELGFYLPKGSYASALLKEIKHEKGENNDEF
- the recR gene encoding recombination mediator RecR, with product MNTYKNSLNHFLNLVDCLEKIPNVGKKSAFKMAYHLGLENPYLALKITHALENALENLKTCASCNALSESEVCEICSDGSRQNSQLCMVLHPRDVFILEDLKDFLGRYYVLNSIEEVDFNALEKRLIEENIKEIIFAFPPTLANDSLMLYIEDKLQRFHLTFTKIAQGVPTGVNFENIDSVSLSRAFNSRIKA
- a CDS encoding 7-carboxy-7-deazaguanine synthase QueE, encoding MKLPVVESFFSLQGEGQRIGKPSLFLRLGGCNLSCKGFNCKTSLNDEILTGCDSLYAVHPKFQTSWDYYDDPKPLIERLVNLAPNYKDFDFILTGGEPSLYFNNPILLSVLEHFYHKKIPLCVESNGSIFFEFSPILKELHFTLSVKLSFSLEEESKRINLKALQNILNNAKSVHFKFVLESQNAAQSIIEIQSLLKQLSLKNNEIFLMPLGTNNNELDKNLKTLAPLAIKHGFRLSDRLHIRLWDNQKGF